Proteins from one Peromyscus eremicus chromosome 8a, PerEre_H2_v1, whole genome shotgun sequence genomic window:
- the Evi2b gene encoding protein EVI2B yields the protein MDSKYFILILLCQYLNHTVFSETEAITTERQTQSTLLTSSTYVTTNSQNTAGNALSQTTQVNSSSGQQLLPVKITPGQPTPAVYVSSTEQVLHTSARPLAYNITRQAISTVNNSFPQTSLPGFTSANQTLPSTHNSTGQPPRPLVYTSTQQPRSPAPTSSGKPVLQTVHNQPIKPTPTIYTPRTSNSPRNTPPFTSEPTSGKEITAHKTNPNAIAAILIGAIIISMLVAILMIILWKYLRKPVLNDQNWAGRSPFADGETPDMCMDNIRESEGSTKRTSVVSLMTWKPSKSTLLADDLEVKLFESSEHINDTNNLKTESVKDQINGVSEDSADRSTIGTAVSSSDDADLPLPPPLLDLDGNLSDKPTMVIVSPLPNDSTHFQSSPDSLNQACEDLNSNIKQPFLPPPHSNLPILAVDFINTQESNHETQCQEFSTPDFHQDLTNSLPPPPPELL from the coding sequence ATGGATTCCAAGTATTTCATCTTAATTTTGCTATGCCAATACCTTAACCACACAGTTTTCTCAGAGACAGAAGCAATTACAACAGAGCGGCAAACACAGTCCACTCTACTTACATCATCAACATATGTTACAACTAATTCTCAAAACACAGCAGGGAATGCTTTAAGTCAAACAACACAAGTCAACAGTTCTTCTGGACAACAATTACTGCCTGTCAAAATCACTCCTGGACAACCAACACCAGCTGTTTATGTCTCTTCTACAGAACAAGTATTGCACACTTCTGCAAGACCACTTGCTTATAACATCACCAGACAAGCAATATCAACAGTCAACAACTCCTTCCCACAAACATCACTACCTGGGTTCACTTCGGCAAATCAAACATTACCTTCTACCCACAATTCCACTGGACAACCACCAAGACCTCTTGTCTATACTTCCACACAACAGCCACGATCACCTGCTCCTACCTCTTCTGGAAAACCAGTACTTCAGACTGTTCATAATCAACCCATAAAACCAACACCAACTATTTATACACCTAGGACTAGCAACTCACCAAGGAACACACCACCATTCACTTCAGAACCAACGAGTGGCAAAGAAATAACCGCACATAAAACCAACCCCAATGCAATAGCTGCCATATTAATTGGTGCAATAATAATTTCTATGTTGGTAGCTATACTCATGATTATACTGTGGAAATACTTGAGGAAACCAGTTTTAAATGATCAAAACTGGGCGGGGAGGTCTCCATTCGCTGATGGAGAAACACCAGACATGTGTATGGATAACATTAGAGAGAGTGAAGGATCCACAAAACGCACATCAGTTGTTTCACTTATGACTTGGAAACCAAGCAAAAGCACACTGTTAGCAGATGATTTAGAAGTTAAGTTGTTTGAATCAAGTGAACACATCAATGACACCAATAACCTCAAGACTGAGAGTGTAAAAGATCAAATAAATGGTGTATCAGAAGACAGTGCTGATCGGTCAACAATTGGTACAGCTGTGTCTTCTTCAGACGATGCAGATCTGCCCCTGCCACCTCCCCTTCTTGATCTGGATGGGAACCTATCTGACAAGCCCACAATGGTAATTGTATCTCCTCTACCAAATGATTCTACCCATTTCCAATCATCTCCAGACAGTCTAAATCAAGCATGTGAAGATCTTAATTCCAATATCAAACAGCCATTTCTGCCACCCCCTCACTCTAACCTGCCTATATTAGCAGTAGATTTTATAAACACCCAAGAGTCTAACCACGAGACTCAGTGCCAGGAGTTCTCTACTCCTGACTTCCATCAGGATCTTACCAActcgctgccaccaccacctccagagCTGCTGTAA